From the Tribolium castaneum strain GA2 chromosome 2, icTriCast1.1, whole genome shotgun sequence genome, one window contains:
- the LOC659673 gene encoding tumor protein p63-regulated gene 1-like protein isoform X2 gives MIEDEDSLEEELLHEFEDGTLEISPENKLNNDKQIKPESPDKPEPNKGDNYWSSNFITPLTSIPNKITASIWCKNPKTPTPTKENTIQQTISITENPYNYFTFRESVLARALGECKEQFLDEEVDGPLTEAFLLTQISHWNSDKERLVLLTPKTLVICKYDFIALKRLAYKKLPLEVIDQVIYGELVYPSGSLIPQMNGFVNGLSNVLETCLFARWSKRNNKMSNFYQPRSRNMKGVRLLWNKTKGEKLGAYWNPFKEDVPFCTFTFHPLFFHKDCVDEKLKNLYSLDTFIEKISKAIADLPRNNEQNQEPCTIQERDIVLKSYVGIGSVIHNRNSLGFFKVRGKFSF, from the exons ATGATTGAAGATGAAGACAGTCTGGAAGAGGAATTGCTGCACGAATTCGAAGACGGAACATTAGAGATAAGTcccgaaaataaattaaacaatgaTAAGCAGATAAAGCCGGAATCTCCTGATAAGCCCGAGCCAAACAAAGGCGATAATTATTGGAGCTCGAATTTCATAACACCTCTCACTTCAATTCCCAATAAAA TCACTGCGTCTATTTGGTGTAAGAACCCCAAAACACCCACCCCAACTAAAGAAAACACGATCCAACAAACGATCTCTATCACCGAAAACCCCTACAATTATTTCACTTTCCGCGAAAGCGTCCTTGCGAGGGCTTTGGGCGAGTGCAAGGAACAGTTCCTTGATGAGGAAGTGGACGGACCTCTGACTGAAGCTTTCCTACTCACACA gATTAGTCACTGGAATTCAGATAAAGAACGACTTGTTCTACTGACACCCAAAACTCTCGTTATTTGCAAATACGACTTTATCGCTTTGAAAAGACTGGCATACAAAAAACTGCCCTTAGAGGTAATTGATCAAGTCATTTATGGCGAGTTGGTCTATCCCAGTGGGTCACTAATACC CCAAATGAATGGATTTGTTAATGGGTTATCCAATGTTTTGGAGACTTGTTTGTTTGCCAGGTGGTCGAAAAGGAACAACAAGATGAGTAACTTTTACCAACCTAG AAGCCGCAACATGAAGGGGGTCCGCTTGCTGTGGAACAAAACCAAAGGTGAGAAGTTAGGGGCTTACTGGAACCCCTTCAAGGAAGACGTGCCCTTTTGCACCTTCACCTTCCACCCTTTATTTTTCCACAAAg ACTGCGTCGATGAAAAGCTGAAAAATCTCTACTCGTTAGACACTTTCAtcgaaaaaatctcaaaagCTATTGCCGACTTACCACGGAACAATGAACAGAACCAAGAACCTTGCACTATACAAGAACGCGATATAGTTTTGAAGAGTTATGTGGGAATCGGGTCCGTTATACACAATCGAAACTCGTTGGGGTTTTTCAAAGTTAGAggca
- the LOC659673 gene encoding tumor protein p63-regulated gene 1-like protein isoform X5 produces MIEDEDSLEEELLHEFEDGTLEISPENKLNNDKQIKPESPDKPEPNKGDNYWSSNFITPLTSIPNKITASIWCKNPKTPTPTKENTIQQTISITENPYNYFTFRESVLARALGECKEQFLDEEVDGPLTEAFLLTQISHWNSDKERLVLLTPKTLVICKYDFIALKRLAYKKLPLEVIDQVIYGELVYPSGSLIPSRNMKGVRLLWNKTKGEKLGAYWNPFKEDVPFCTFTFHPLFFHKDCVDEKLKNLYSLDTFIEKISKAIADLPRNNEQNQEPCTIQERDIVLKSYVGIGSVIHNRNSLGFFKVRGKFSF; encoded by the exons ATGATTGAAGATGAAGACAGTCTGGAAGAGGAATTGCTGCACGAATTCGAAGACGGAACATTAGAGATAAGTcccgaaaataaattaaacaatgaTAAGCAGATAAAGCCGGAATCTCCTGATAAGCCCGAGCCAAACAAAGGCGATAATTATTGGAGCTCGAATTTCATAACACCTCTCACTTCAATTCCCAATAAAA TCACTGCGTCTATTTGGTGTAAGAACCCCAAAACACCCACCCCAACTAAAGAAAACACGATCCAACAAACGATCTCTATCACCGAAAACCCCTACAATTATTTCACTTTCCGCGAAAGCGTCCTTGCGAGGGCTTTGGGCGAGTGCAAGGAACAGTTCCTTGATGAGGAAGTGGACGGACCTCTGACTGAAGCTTTCCTACTCACACA gATTAGTCACTGGAATTCAGATAAAGAACGACTTGTTCTACTGACACCCAAAACTCTCGTTATTTGCAAATACGACTTTATCGCTTTGAAAAGACTGGCATACAAAAAACTGCCCTTAGAGGTAATTGATCAAGTCATTTATGGCGAGTTGGTCTATCCCAGTGGGTCACTAATACC AAGCCGCAACATGAAGGGGGTCCGCTTGCTGTGGAACAAAACCAAAGGTGAGAAGTTAGGGGCTTACTGGAACCCCTTCAAGGAAGACGTGCCCTTTTGCACCTTCACCTTCCACCCTTTATTTTTCCACAAAg ACTGCGTCGATGAAAAGCTGAAAAATCTCTACTCGTTAGACACTTTCAtcgaaaaaatctcaaaagCTATTGCCGACTTACCACGGAACAATGAACAGAACCAAGAACCTTGCACTATACAAGAACGCGATATAGTTTTGAAGAGTTATGTGGGAATCGGGTCCGTTATACACAATCGAAACTCGTTGGGGTTTTTCAAAGTTAGAggca
- the Gpa2 gene encoding glycoprotein hormone alpha 2 precursor, producing the protein MLACWLLFTLLSLSDAFMVKAVTARDAWQKPGCHKVGHTRKISIPECVEFHMTTNACRGFCESWAVPSGPKATPTQPVTSVGQCCNIMETEPVEARVLCVDGVRTLTFKSAVSCSCYHCKKD; encoded by the exons ATGCTGGCGTGCTGGCTGCTCTTCACGCTCCTGTCGCTCTCGGACGCCTTCATGGTGAAGGCGGTGACCGCGCGCGACGCCTGGCAGAAGCCCGGATGCCACAAAGTTG GGCATACTAGGAAGATTAGTATTCCCGAATGCGTGGAGTTCCATATGACGACGAACGCCTGCCGCGGGTTTTGCGAAAGCTGGGCGGTTCCGTCAGGGCCTAAAGCCACTCCGACGCAACCTGTTACTTCCGTTGGACAATGTTGTAACATCATGGAGACGGAACCTGTTGAAGCTCGGGTTTTATGCGTGGATGGTGTTCGAACGCTAACTTTTAAATCCGCCGTTAGCTGTTCTTGTTATCACTGTAAGAAGGATTAG
- the LOC659673 gene encoding tumor protein p63-regulated gene 1-like protein isoform X1 translates to MIEDEDSLEEELLHEFEDGTLEISPENKLNNDKQIKPESPDKPEPNKGDNYWSSNFITPLTSIPNKITASIWCKNPKTPTPTKENTIQQTISITENPYNYFTFRESVLARALGECKEQFLDEEVDGPLTEAFLLTQISHWNSDKERLVLLTPKTLVICKYDFIALKRLAYKKLPLEVIDQVIYGELVYPSGSLIPQMNGFVNGLSNVLETCLFARWSKRNNKMSNFYQPSIFIRSRNMKGVRLLWNKTKGEKLGAYWNPFKEDVPFCTFTFHPLFFHKDCVDEKLKNLYSLDTFIEKISKAIADLPRNNEQNQEPCTIQERDIVLKSYVGIGSVIHNRNSLGFFKVRGKFSF, encoded by the exons ATGATTGAAGATGAAGACAGTCTGGAAGAGGAATTGCTGCACGAATTCGAAGACGGAACATTAGAGATAAGTcccgaaaataaattaaacaatgaTAAGCAGATAAAGCCGGAATCTCCTGATAAGCCCGAGCCAAACAAAGGCGATAATTATTGGAGCTCGAATTTCATAACACCTCTCACTTCAATTCCCAATAAAA TCACTGCGTCTATTTGGTGTAAGAACCCCAAAACACCCACCCCAACTAAAGAAAACACGATCCAACAAACGATCTCTATCACCGAAAACCCCTACAATTATTTCACTTTCCGCGAAAGCGTCCTTGCGAGGGCTTTGGGCGAGTGCAAGGAACAGTTCCTTGATGAGGAAGTGGACGGACCTCTGACTGAAGCTTTCCTACTCACACA gATTAGTCACTGGAATTCAGATAAAGAACGACTTGTTCTACTGACACCCAAAACTCTCGTTATTTGCAAATACGACTTTATCGCTTTGAAAAGACTGGCATACAAAAAACTGCCCTTAGAGGTAATTGATCAAGTCATTTATGGCGAGTTGGTCTATCCCAGTGGGTCACTAATACC CCAAATGAATGGATTTGTTAATGGGTTATCCAATGTTTTGGAGACTTGTTTGTTTGCCAGGTGGTCGAAAAGGAACAACAAGATGAGTAACTTTTACCAACCTAG taTATTTATCAGAAGCCGCAACATGAAGGGGGTCCGCTTGCTGTGGAACAAAACCAAAGGTGAGAAGTTAGGGGCTTACTGGAACCCCTTCAAGGAAGACGTGCCCTTTTGCACCTTCACCTTCCACCCTTTATTTTTCCACAAAg ACTGCGTCGATGAAAAGCTGAAAAATCTCTACTCGTTAGACACTTTCAtcgaaaaaatctcaaaagCTATTGCCGACTTACCACGGAACAATGAACAGAACCAAGAACCTTGCACTATACAAGAACGCGATATAGTTTTGAAGAGTTATGTGGGAATCGGGTCCGTTATACACAATCGAAACTCGTTGGGGTTTTTCAAAGTTAGAggca
- the LOC659673 gene encoding tumor protein p63-regulated gene 1-like protein isoform X7: MITPTMSLNTGLILCPSTCSFITASIWCKNPKTPTPTKENTIQQTISITENPYNYFTFRESVLARALGECKEQFLDEEVDGPLTEAFLLTQISHWNSDKERLVLLTPKTLVICKYDFIALKRLAYKKLPLEVIDQVIYGELVYPSGSLIPQMNGFVNGLSNVLETCLFARWSKRNNKMSNFYQPSIFIRSRNMKGVRLLWNKTKGEKLGAYWNPFKEDVPFCTFTFHPLFFHKDCVDEKLKNLYSLDTFIEKISKAIADLPRNNEQNQEPCTIQERDIVLKSYVGIGSVIHNRNSLGFFKVRGKFSF; the protein is encoded by the exons ATGATAACTCCAACCATGTCCCTTAACACCGGCCTCATTTTGTGCCCGTCCACTTGTAGTTTTA TCACTGCGTCTATTTGGTGTAAGAACCCCAAAACACCCACCCCAACTAAAGAAAACACGATCCAACAAACGATCTCTATCACCGAAAACCCCTACAATTATTTCACTTTCCGCGAAAGCGTCCTTGCGAGGGCTTTGGGCGAGTGCAAGGAACAGTTCCTTGATGAGGAAGTGGACGGACCTCTGACTGAAGCTTTCCTACTCACACA gATTAGTCACTGGAATTCAGATAAAGAACGACTTGTTCTACTGACACCCAAAACTCTCGTTATTTGCAAATACGACTTTATCGCTTTGAAAAGACTGGCATACAAAAAACTGCCCTTAGAGGTAATTGATCAAGTCATTTATGGCGAGTTGGTCTATCCCAGTGGGTCACTAATACC CCAAATGAATGGATTTGTTAATGGGTTATCCAATGTTTTGGAGACTTGTTTGTTTGCCAGGTGGTCGAAAAGGAACAACAAGATGAGTAACTTTTACCAACCTAG taTATTTATCAGAAGCCGCAACATGAAGGGGGTCCGCTTGCTGTGGAACAAAACCAAAGGTGAGAAGTTAGGGGCTTACTGGAACCCCTTCAAGGAAGACGTGCCCTTTTGCACCTTCACCTTCCACCCTTTATTTTTCCACAAAg ACTGCGTCGATGAAAAGCTGAAAAATCTCTACTCGTTAGACACTTTCAtcgaaaaaatctcaaaagCTATTGCCGACTTACCACGGAACAATGAACAGAACCAAGAACCTTGCACTATACAAGAACGCGATATAGTTTTGAAGAGTTATGTGGGAATCGGGTCCGTTATACACAATCGAAACTCGTTGGGGTTTTTCAAAGTTAGAggca
- the LOC659673 gene encoding tumor protein p63-regulated gene 1-like protein isoform X3, whose product MIEDEDSLEEELLHEFEDGTLEISPENKLNNDKQIKPESPDKPEPNKGDNYWSSNFITPLTSIPNKITASIWCKNPKTPTPTKENTIQQTISITENPYNYFTFRESVLARALGECKEQFLDEEVDGPLTEAFLLTQISHWNSDKERLVLLTPKTLVICKYDFIALKRLAYKKLPLEVIDQVIYGELVYPSGSLIPQMNGFVNGLSNVLETCLFARWSKRNNKMSNFYQPSRNMKGVRLLWNKTKGEKLGAYWNPFKEDVPFCTFTFHPLFFHKDCVDEKLKNLYSLDTFIEKISKAIADLPRNNEQNQEPCTIQERDIVLKSYVGIGSVIHNRNSLGFFKVRGKFSF is encoded by the exons ATGATTGAAGATGAAGACAGTCTGGAAGAGGAATTGCTGCACGAATTCGAAGACGGAACATTAGAGATAAGTcccgaaaataaattaaacaatgaTAAGCAGATAAAGCCGGAATCTCCTGATAAGCCCGAGCCAAACAAAGGCGATAATTATTGGAGCTCGAATTTCATAACACCTCTCACTTCAATTCCCAATAAAA TCACTGCGTCTATTTGGTGTAAGAACCCCAAAACACCCACCCCAACTAAAGAAAACACGATCCAACAAACGATCTCTATCACCGAAAACCCCTACAATTATTTCACTTTCCGCGAAAGCGTCCTTGCGAGGGCTTTGGGCGAGTGCAAGGAACAGTTCCTTGATGAGGAAGTGGACGGACCTCTGACTGAAGCTTTCCTACTCACACA gATTAGTCACTGGAATTCAGATAAAGAACGACTTGTTCTACTGACACCCAAAACTCTCGTTATTTGCAAATACGACTTTATCGCTTTGAAAAGACTGGCATACAAAAAACTGCCCTTAGAGGTAATTGATCAAGTCATTTATGGCGAGTTGGTCTATCCCAGTGGGTCACTAATACC CCAAATGAATGGATTTGTTAATGGGTTATCCAATGTTTTGGAGACTTGTTTGTTTGCCAGGTGGTCGAAAAGGAACAACAAGATGAGTAACTTTTACCAACCTAG CCGCAACATGAAGGGGGTCCGCTTGCTGTGGAACAAAACCAAAGGTGAGAAGTTAGGGGCTTACTGGAACCCCTTCAAGGAAGACGTGCCCTTTTGCACCTTCACCTTCCACCCTTTATTTTTCCACAAAg ACTGCGTCGATGAAAAGCTGAAAAATCTCTACTCGTTAGACACTTTCAtcgaaaaaatctcaaaagCTATTGCCGACTTACCACGGAACAATGAACAGAACCAAGAACCTTGCACTATACAAGAACGCGATATAGTTTTGAAGAGTTATGTGGGAATCGGGTCCGTTATACACAATCGAAACTCGTTGGGGTTTTTCAAAGTTAGAggca
- the LOC659673 gene encoding tumor protein p63-regulated gene 1-like protein isoform X4 gives MIEDEDSLEEELLHEFEDGTLEISPENKLNNDKQIKPESPDKPEPNKGDNYWSSNFITPLTSIPNKITASIWCKNPKTPTPTKENTIQQTISITENPYNYFTFRESVLARALGECKEQFLDEEVDGPLTEAFLLTQISHWNSDKERLVLLTPKTLVICKYDFIALKRLAYKKLPLEVIDQVIYGELVYPSGSLIPIFIRSRNMKGVRLLWNKTKGEKLGAYWNPFKEDVPFCTFTFHPLFFHKDCVDEKLKNLYSLDTFIEKISKAIADLPRNNEQNQEPCTIQERDIVLKSYVGIGSVIHNRNSLGFFKVRGKFSF, from the exons ATGATTGAAGATGAAGACAGTCTGGAAGAGGAATTGCTGCACGAATTCGAAGACGGAACATTAGAGATAAGTcccgaaaataaattaaacaatgaTAAGCAGATAAAGCCGGAATCTCCTGATAAGCCCGAGCCAAACAAAGGCGATAATTATTGGAGCTCGAATTTCATAACACCTCTCACTTCAATTCCCAATAAAA TCACTGCGTCTATTTGGTGTAAGAACCCCAAAACACCCACCCCAACTAAAGAAAACACGATCCAACAAACGATCTCTATCACCGAAAACCCCTACAATTATTTCACTTTCCGCGAAAGCGTCCTTGCGAGGGCTTTGGGCGAGTGCAAGGAACAGTTCCTTGATGAGGAAGTGGACGGACCTCTGACTGAAGCTTTCCTACTCACACA gATTAGTCACTGGAATTCAGATAAAGAACGACTTGTTCTACTGACACCCAAAACTCTCGTTATTTGCAAATACGACTTTATCGCTTTGAAAAGACTGGCATACAAAAAACTGCCCTTAGAGGTAATTGATCAAGTCATTTATGGCGAGTTGGTCTATCCCAGTGGGTCACTAATACC taTATTTATCAGAAGCCGCAACATGAAGGGGGTCCGCTTGCTGTGGAACAAAACCAAAGGTGAGAAGTTAGGGGCTTACTGGAACCCCTTCAAGGAAGACGTGCCCTTTTGCACCTTCACCTTCCACCCTTTATTTTTCCACAAAg ACTGCGTCGATGAAAAGCTGAAAAATCTCTACTCGTTAGACACTTTCAtcgaaaaaatctcaaaagCTATTGCCGACTTACCACGGAACAATGAACAGAACCAAGAACCTTGCACTATACAAGAACGCGATATAGTTTTGAAGAGTTATGTGGGAATCGGGTCCGTTATACACAATCGAAACTCGTTGGGGTTTTTCAAAGTTAGAggca
- the LOC659673 gene encoding tumor protein p63-regulated gene 1-like protein isoform X6: MIEDEDSLEEELLHEFEDGTLEISPENKLNNDKQIKPESPDKPEPNKGDNYWSSNFITPLTSIPNKITASIWCKNPKTPTPTKENTIQQTISITENPYNYFTFRESVLARALGECKEQFLDEEVDGPLTEAFLLTQISHWNSDKERLVLLTPKTLVICKYDFIALKRLAYKKLPLEVIDQVIYGELVYPSGSLIPRNMKGVRLLWNKTKGEKLGAYWNPFKEDVPFCTFTFHPLFFHKDCVDEKLKNLYSLDTFIEKISKAIADLPRNNEQNQEPCTIQERDIVLKSYVGIGSVIHNRNSLGFFKVRGKFSF, translated from the exons ATGATTGAAGATGAAGACAGTCTGGAAGAGGAATTGCTGCACGAATTCGAAGACGGAACATTAGAGATAAGTcccgaaaataaattaaacaatgaTAAGCAGATAAAGCCGGAATCTCCTGATAAGCCCGAGCCAAACAAAGGCGATAATTATTGGAGCTCGAATTTCATAACACCTCTCACTTCAATTCCCAATAAAA TCACTGCGTCTATTTGGTGTAAGAACCCCAAAACACCCACCCCAACTAAAGAAAACACGATCCAACAAACGATCTCTATCACCGAAAACCCCTACAATTATTTCACTTTCCGCGAAAGCGTCCTTGCGAGGGCTTTGGGCGAGTGCAAGGAACAGTTCCTTGATGAGGAAGTGGACGGACCTCTGACTGAAGCTTTCCTACTCACACA gATTAGTCACTGGAATTCAGATAAAGAACGACTTGTTCTACTGACACCCAAAACTCTCGTTATTTGCAAATACGACTTTATCGCTTTGAAAAGACTGGCATACAAAAAACTGCCCTTAGAGGTAATTGATCAAGTCATTTATGGCGAGTTGGTCTATCCCAGTGGGTCACTAATACC CCGCAACATGAAGGGGGTCCGCTTGCTGTGGAACAAAACCAAAGGTGAGAAGTTAGGGGCTTACTGGAACCCCTTCAAGGAAGACGTGCCCTTTTGCACCTTCACCTTCCACCCTTTATTTTTCCACAAAg ACTGCGTCGATGAAAAGCTGAAAAATCTCTACTCGTTAGACACTTTCAtcgaaaaaatctcaaaagCTATTGCCGACTTACCACGGAACAATGAACAGAACCAAGAACCTTGCACTATACAAGAACGCGATATAGTTTTGAAGAGTTATGTGGGAATCGGGTCCGTTATACACAATCGAAACTCGTTGGGGTTTTTCAAAGTTAGAggca